One Micromonospora sp. WMMD812 genomic window carries:
- a CDS encoding TetR/AcrR family transcriptional regulator, whose product MTTVRAAGGSATPRGRRAARSAGDHRELAILRTAERLLERRPFAEISIDDLARGAGISRPTFYFYFPSKDAVLLTLLDRVTEEADAAAGDVLDRLAEDPRARWRELISRFHDTFQAHKAVTLACAQVRGTNAEVRRLWAAVLERWVQATETAIRAERERGAAPGGPPARDLAIALNSMNERVIYAAFAADGPAVAGPDVVDVLLDVWLSAIYRSTTPPPA is encoded by the coding sequence ATGACGACCGTCCGTGCCGCCGGCGGGAGTGCGACCCCGCGCGGACGGCGGGCCGCCCGGTCCGCCGGCGACCACCGCGAGCTGGCGATCCTCCGCACCGCCGAGCGGCTGCTGGAACGGCGGCCGTTCGCCGAGATCTCCATCGACGACCTGGCCCGCGGCGCCGGGATCTCCCGCCCGACGTTCTACTTCTACTTCCCCTCCAAGGACGCGGTGCTGCTCACGCTGCTCGACCGGGTGACCGAGGAGGCCGACGCGGCGGCCGGCGACGTCCTGGACCGGCTGGCGGAGGACCCGCGGGCCCGCTGGCGGGAGCTGATCAGCCGGTTCCACGACACGTTCCAGGCCCACAAGGCGGTGACGTTGGCCTGCGCGCAGGTGCGTGGCACCAACGCCGAGGTGCGCCGGCTCTGGGCGGCGGTGCTGGAACGGTGGGTGCAGGCCACCGAGACGGCCATCCGGGCCGAGCGGGAGCGCGGCGCGGCCCCGGGCGGCCCACCCGCCCGGGACCTCGCCATCGCGCTGAACTCGATGAACGAACGCGTCATCTACGCCGCGTTCGCCGCCGACGGGCCCGCCGTCGCCGGGCCGGACGTGGTGGACGTGCTGCTCGACGTGTGGTTGTCGGCGATCTACCGCAGCACCACACCCCCACCCGCCTGA
- a CDS encoding ATP-binding cassette domain-containing protein, with product MRVTLRLRALVAVPGTGPVTFDVPAGGTTALVAPPRTGTAIARVLAGLATPLAGRILVGERDVTALPPPRRQIGYVPAGGALLPQLTVRRNIEYGQRRRERVREMADDWATTVIDRLELAPTLALLPHLLSDAQRFRVALARAAACLPEVLVVDLPTGMAGGGRLGDLVPRLSPPDAPGVAVLVCTADPATLDEIPDRVEVVTEAAGR from the coding sequence GTGAGAGTCACGCTACGGCTGCGCGCACTGGTCGCCGTGCCCGGCACCGGGCCGGTCACCTTCGACGTGCCGGCCGGCGGGACGACCGCCCTGGTGGCCCCGCCCCGGACGGGCACCGCGATCGCCCGGGTGCTGGCCGGGCTCGCCACCCCGCTCGCCGGGCGGATCCTGGTCGGCGAGCGGGACGTCACCGCCCTGCCGCCGCCCCGCCGGCAGATCGGCTACGTCCCGGCCGGCGGCGCGCTGCTGCCCCAACTCACCGTGCGCCGCAACATCGAGTACGGGCAGCGCAGGCGCGAGCGGGTCCGCGAGATGGCCGACGACTGGGCGACCACGGTGATCGACCGGCTGGAGCTGGCGCCGACCCTCGCCCTGCTGCCCCACCTGCTCTCCGACGCCCAGCGGTTCCGGGTCGCCCTCGCCCGCGCCGCCGCCTGCCTGCCGGAGGTGCTCGTGGTGGACCTGCCGACCGGGATGGCCGGCGGCGGCCGGCTCGGCGACCTCGTCCCCCGGCTCTCCCCGCCGGACGCGCCGGGGGTCGCCGTGCTGGTCTGCACCGCCGACCCTGCCACCCTGGACGAGATCCCCGACCGGGTCGAGGTCGTCACCGAGGCGGCGGGCCGGTGA
- a CDS encoding WYL domain-containing protein: protein MRASRLLSVLLLLQAHGRMTAGQLAERLEVSTRTIYRDVESLHAAGIPLYGEAGHAGGYQLVDGWRTRLTGLTAEEADRLFLAGLPGPADELGDGAVVAALQLKLHAALPPPLRERATLLQQRFHLDTPGWYADGDPSPHLAPTADAVWRQRRVEVRYRSWTGEVTRVLEPYGLVLKGGRWYVVAARPDRAEPATYRVNQILALSPLDEGFDRPADFDLPAWWHAHVREFRARLHRDEAIVRLSPAGRDRLREIASDVVVTAVDASAEPPDDAGWVTAVLPIESLTHAHGDLLRLGAEVEVLAPAALRDRLAATAAGLARLYGTAG from the coding sequence GTGCGGGCCAGTCGACTTCTCTCCGTCCTGCTGCTCCTGCAGGCGCACGGCCGGATGACCGCCGGCCAGCTCGCCGAGCGGCTGGAGGTCTCCACCCGGACCATCTACCGGGACGTGGAGTCCCTGCACGCCGCCGGCATCCCGCTCTACGGCGAGGCGGGGCACGCCGGCGGCTATCAGCTGGTCGACGGGTGGCGGACCCGGCTGACCGGTCTGACCGCCGAGGAGGCGGACCGGCTCTTCCTGGCCGGCCTGCCCGGGCCGGCCGACGAGTTGGGCGACGGCGCCGTGGTGGCCGCGCTCCAGCTCAAGCTGCACGCCGCGCTGCCGCCGCCGCTGCGGGAGCGGGCCACGCTGCTCCAGCAACGGTTCCACCTGGACACCCCCGGCTGGTACGCGGACGGCGACCCCTCGCCGCACCTTGCGCCCACCGCCGACGCGGTGTGGCGGCAGCGCCGGGTCGAGGTCCGCTACCGCAGCTGGACCGGCGAGGTGACCCGCGTGCTGGAGCCGTACGGGCTGGTGCTCAAGGGCGGCCGGTGGTATGTGGTGGCCGCCCGGCCGGACCGGGCCGAGCCGGCGACCTACCGGGTCAACCAGATCCTCGCGCTGTCCCCGCTGGACGAGGGATTCGACCGGCCGGCCGACTTCGACCTGCCCGCCTGGTGGCACGCGCACGTACGGGAGTTCCGGGCACGGCTACACCGCGACGAGGCGATCGTCCGGCTCTCCCCCGCCGGCCGGGACCGGCTCCGCGAGATCGCCAGCGACGTCGTGGTGACCGCGGTGGACGCCAGCGCCGAGCCACCGGACGACGCCGGCTGGGTCACCGCCGTGCTGCCGATCGAGTCGCTCACCCACGCGCACGGCGACCTGCTGCGCCTCGGCGCCGAGGTGGAGGTGCTCGCGCCCGCGGCGCTGCGCGACCGGCTGGCCGCCACCGCCGCCGGGCTGGCCCGCCTGTACGGCACGGCCGGGTGA